A stretch of DNA from Cryptomeria japonica chromosome 4, Sugi_1.0, whole genome shotgun sequence:
CTATGCAAGCATGCCATGGTTAGCTCTTCCATTTGGAGACAAAGTCAAGAAAGATCTAAGCCAGTACTTTCAAATCAGAGGAATTCCATCTTTTATCATAGTTGGCCCTGATGGAGAAACTGTGACAAAAGATGGCAGAACGATTGTTTCTGTCCATGGGGCCAAGGCTTATCCCTTTACTGATGCTTGCGTTGCAGAGCTGCAGAAAGATATAGAAGCAGCAgcaaagaaatatccaaaagaaacaAAGCATGAGCTGCACGAACATTCTCTGCAATTGACTCGGAGGAAGCCATACATGTGTAATGGGTGTCGGGATGCTGGGTATACTTGGTCTTTCTACTGCCAAAATTGTGATTTTGACCTTCATCCAGATTGTGCTTTGAAGGATAAGCACTCtgatgaaaatgagaaaaaggCGGCAGAAGTCATATGTGAAGGAGATGCTTGTCGAAGGGTTTAAGCAGGCAAGAAAGTAAGGCTTTCAGAGGGTTTTCTtaaaaagccttttcaataaagTATACGGAAGATTATATAGGTACTTTGGATATAATATCCCTTTCTCTTTGTTGTAGCGCACAAGCTCTTATGAACTGAAGCTTATTTACTCTGTCCCTCTCTACTAAAATTTGTTTAGTATTTTTATTATCTCAACATATCATATGGAACATGATATTTGGCCACTAAATATATTTCAACTGCTTTTGGATGTTTATCTCTAGTCTTTTAGTGTTTTAAGTATTATTTGTGGTTTTAACATGCAAATAGTTTTCAGCTTGGGAATTTCAGTAAgaatacaaaccctaaaatcagGGACGATAGGATTATCATGTATGGAATTCAGGAAAAGAGTATTTCTGTCAAGCATAACTATAAATTTTGCATTTggtttagtctaatttatgatagTATTATGTTgtcaacatttcaaaaaaaaaaaagtctctGTCAGTCGATGATTCTCGATACGTGGTTTCAATGAGGCAACTTGAATGCATTCATATAATTTCaattctatatatataaatatatatagcaGGTAATTTAAGGTGTGGTAGGAAATTCTATTTGGCAAGTAAGAAGCCATGGAAACCCTTTCTAGAAGTTGTCTAACCGTTGTTCATTATAAGTTTCTGAATGTTATTTTCAGATCATTTTTATAATTATGTTATAGATATAGGAATCCTTTCTGAAATGAAAGGGCTATATAATAAGTTATacttgtaattttgtaattttgtgTATAGAATCTTATGAGATCCTTAGCATCTGTATAttacttttcatatcatttttttcACATTTAAATAATGATCATCATTCACTGTTGTTATTTATCACATATGTAAGCAATTTTTTTGTGCTCCTTTTTTAAGTGTGCAATGATACCTTATAATGTTCATGTAATGACATGTCATTGTGTGTCTTGATTCATGCCTAAAGGTGTTTAAAGTGAGAATATTCCTTGGGGAGGTGTAAAATCTAACCTAAAGGTGCTTGAGAGTGGGAATATGCCTTGAGGAGGCCTAATCTAACTCAAAATTGCTTGAGATTGACATTATGTCTTGGGGAGGTCTAAGCATAGTCTAAATGTGATTGTGTTGCTCGTTCAATTATGCAAGAGGAATAGGTAGAAGCCTATGTCTATTTTGAGTTGAACTGCAAGGTTGTTTGTGTTGTGAGATGCAAACATTGATGAAATTTGTagtccaagaaaataaaaaattgatggaCTTGTagagaaatggaaatggaaatttCATATTGAACTAAGTGTAATAATAAGAACATTGCAAAAAATTCACATCATTTTCTTATGAATTTCTTCATAATATAAGCATATGACAAAAAAATTATCAATGGCATGCATAATTTAGCATCCACACCAATGTAAGTTTAGAACATCACTGCAACCTCCATATGAAAGTATTTCCCAAGATGTTTATTTTTAACCTACTTTGTATTGTTTCAAAGTTATAAttatgacccttaatattttatcACAATATCTTCAGCATATGATGCATATATTTTCTAGTAAGGATACTATTGTATTTTATTTACCTTTTCTATTTACCAAAAACATTATATAATATTTACTTGTTATGTTAATATTTCTTTTGAAAattgtaattttgtgaattgcaatTTATCGAGCCTTTTATTTTCATTGTTAGGATCACATTAAAAATAGTATAGTATGACATTCTAATAATTATGTCACTTAatatttgatgacattatcttaAACATATGGTGCACATGTTTTCTAATAAGGATATTATAGTATTCTATTTACTTTATTGATACACCATAGAATTTATATGAAATTTAGTTTCTATGTTAAAATTTATTTTGaacattataattatttatattggaATTCATCTAACACCTTATATTTAATGTTTTTACCATTCAAAATTGAACATACATCTAACAAAGTGTTTGACTTCTATAATGCCTCACACTACCAACTTTGATGTTAGAAACATTTTATTATATGGGATCTATGTGAACTAAAAGACAAGTTATTCACGAGAGTGGAGTCTATGGTAGTTTAACAAATAAgtcaaaaaaatgatttttctcTATTATCTACAATTGAAATAAATCTACAATTCTTTTCGAACATTATTTTTTTGTTATATATTGAAATGATAATTTCCCTACATAAACCATGCTAAAACCTTATATTTTGTTAAAAAGAGTGTCTTGTCTTcttgaatatatttatttttacttatttatttattatttaatactacTCATCACCTTTTATGCTTGTGTCTCTTTCTTTACAACATATAGCTTTTACACTAGGTTCTTCATTTACTAGGTTATTTTGGCTTATTTTACTCCGCTCAACACATATACATAAATAATCACTAAGTTGTTCTTAACCATGCTATTACCTTTCAATCATTACATTGGCTCTAACCATTTGTTATCATGTGATTTGTATCAACCAAATGGTGGAAGTTGAATATGGTCTTAAGTGCTTTTTAAAATAGCATTATACAATAATGTCTTCATTTCTCTAACTATTATCACTAGCTTGAGAAAATTGAATGCATTTGTGCAAAGGGCCTCAACCCCTCATATATCTAATTACATTTCTTATGCTTCGTTGTTGAGTCACATTGATTAACTCCAATAACCTTACTCCACTTGAATGGACTCATTATGTATTGCAATGGCATCTACATGTGTACATATTAATTAATGATTTATAAATTTCCTCATGAGCCCCTCTAAACAAAATCTACATTTAATATTTTGAAGCTCATACTTTTTGTATCTGCTTAAGTGTCTCTCCACAAGATAGTTCTTATTAATACATAGATAACAAagattaatataataattaatacttATACTAAGGTTTTACCTATCTCATTGGCACATCACCATTGAATTAAAACTGTGCATGATTAATGACCAATATTTATCCATCATTCAAATTGTGCATGATTGTTTGGACCTAGATTCATGAGTTTTCCAAGTCCTCTAGGCAAGGACCTTTTTTAGGGACATGGTTATTTTAGGGGATTGTCTTTGCATCAATCACAACTTTAACCAAACTTGGCATTTTTTCAATGTGAATATTCTATTAAGCATATggaaaataataaatattagaaaTATGAGTTATGTTGCCATTGAAGTCAAACTTATTGGTTCGGACGTGGCCTAGTCCAGATATAGTCTTGTATAACTTGTTGGTGCAAATGTGATATGGTCTGGATATAGCCTTGTGTTGTACAAACTATAGTTGATGACAGGTGAGTTGTTCAAATATTGTCATGTAAGAATATGAAGAtttctatattttgtaatatcgAGTAAGGGGTCAGAaattggtgttgttgttgagtttgattggTGCCTCATTTAAAGTTTGTTGTGGAAGATGATCAGAGACGTATGATGTCAATAcgtgttgttgttgatttgatcagTGCCTCAATTGAAGTTTGTTGTGGAGGATGATCAAAGATGTATGATATCAACATGTGCTTCTTTGTGTTGCTATTGGGTTTGAGTTGAGGTTGTATTGTCATTGTTGTTACAGTAACTCATATAAATTTGTAGTGGATGTTGAGTAGTATTGATTGTTCAAATGTCACATTGTCTGGTAAAGATGTTGTGCTTACATGAAGAGTTTCCAGAAGATCAGTgtagtagaagtttcaatatgcaagaaagagtattcaATGCCCCAGTGGAAGAATATTTTGATCCGAATTGGAAGAGTATGGTGTGTAGTATTGGATATAATGAACTAATGTTCTTTGAATGGTGTACTATCAAGTTTGCAGGTCCTCTAGTTGCTCAAATGATGAGATAAGTTGTTGCTATTCTTTGACAGTGAGAAGTGTCTGTCAGACTGGTGTAGAATTCACTTGGTAACTTTTGGTTATGTGAATACAAGTCTTTCAGTTTGGAGGACATGCTTATTTGGTTTGTGCAGTGTTCTAATTTGAATCTTTTGTGTTGTTTTTTTTCTGCACGTGATTTATGTTGGTTTGTGCTTGGAACAGTTAGTTGTGCTGGTTCTCAGTGTGCCCGAATGGATTATCTTGTTGGCATCATGCCTTTTTGGTCtcgatatgcattggaggttgagttggaATAtttttttgggtctcaccatggtgtgtggagatatGCATTAGGTAATTTTCATTGGAAGAAGCTTTTTGGCCAACTAGTTGTTGAGTTTAACTATTTATCTACATGTTTAATTTAGAAccaactttggaagatgtgttaggaTATGTAGCTCATTGAAATCGATTTAGAGGGATGTGTGATGTTgtttttgggtcccctctttctcctaaagTGGGCTGCATTCAATATTATTGGTTCATATGGCCTAGTTTATGTAATTTTGTATACTCAATTTTGGGCCTCGACCTAGTTAAGAGTTTTAATGAATATATTTGTATATAACTGTAAtgatgggaaaatggtgaatgataaaccaagaaggaaaactaccctttccctcaaagagagatgagagtttctctatcaattaccattcaagcacttttcaccattacattaggaagggcagaggataattcactagattcaatctctccacacaaagatggtagattgaattctgaatgaaatgggaatgataagttgatcccctcttccttgtttgaattggaaaggaatttgattgaattatgtagtgcaaaagttacaaagaactgattataacttgagatcggattatgggatgaagttgtgcacctgaatctggcagtaaaatgtcaagacaaagtcgccctgcaaatttgaggaaaagttgcctagagtgtggcgggaatgtacacggtgcTCCAAAAATCccacaaaacaaaaagggttttctcACCTTTGTaaatgaagcctgaatccaaaGGTACAACTGCggacctgcaacctacacacataaataAGAGGAacatgggttgggattgggggtttgcctttaggtcaaaccccaattttggaattaaccaagtaatgaaagaaagtacttgcaagtagatgtaaatgaaagactgaattgtaaatcacctcaagggaggttgtagtagcaatgttgatagaaatgcttgtgtggaattgcatgttgaaatcaatctcctcttcaatcgttgaatccttgacttgaatgcaacacctagccttgaatggagacttgagagtGCTTAATGCtcaaaaagaatgcttgaatgctcttgaatgcttgatcgcttgtgcacacTCCAATATTATCCAACTTATGTAAATGAGAgaatgaatgcccccttaaatacatgttggtggatttgaattttgtcatgggcTGACATCGGAGGAGTTTCCtgcccgaggcacaacccacaatgcatgcccTAGGAAGgttcctgccccaaaatagggcagggacaggggtgccatgcccttgtcctgggagTAGAAGGGCACCATGCCCTTTTCtaaggggggatagtggcaccacgcccctgtccaagggggaacAATGGTGCCATGCCCTTGCTCTACTGCATTGTCCATGGTAGAATGGAGtcagggtgatgtagaggccaaggaagaagttgtttccacAAGCTAAGCAATTTTCggtctttgatcaggctagaggatttgaacttacgtgtgtgaggaccctaatgcagtaaaaaattgctatagtcgcaattttatgacactacatttagcccccacttcagCGAGAGTATAGGTAgatgccaatactgtcggtaaagtacaaggaaatgttgaaagattgaaagacttttatcatgtcaaggaggcaagatgtgccaaacTGCAATAGAcataggatcttatgacttcaattaaCAAATTAAAAGGGaggatcaagaaggggagaaccatgaatgcaagtagcaaagttcccttcactatgagtcatgaaagcaaggatacaaaagattacaaagcaaaacaaagctcACTAAATAactctaagtatca
This window harbors:
- the LOC131875013 gene encoding probable nucleoredoxin 1-2 produces the protein MAVLSWAGLVSFTIAQWRGHRWWYLVTGEVVGANRAQPCQYPWVPVSELTGKTVGLYFSAHWCPPCREFTPKLIQVYNELKQNGESFEIVFLSSDRNQQGFEEYYASMPWLALPFGDKVKKDLSQYFQIRGIPSFIIVGPDGETVTKDGRTIVSVHGAKAYPFTDACVAELQKDIEAAAKKYPKETKHELHEHSLQLTRRKPYMCNGCRDAGYTWSFYCQNCDFDLHPDCALKDKHSDENEKKAAEVICEGDACRRV